In Sander vitreus isolate 19-12246 chromosome 4, sanVit1, whole genome shotgun sequence, the genomic stretch TATATTGAAAAAACTTCAATCCAAATGTGCTACTTAGTTGAAAAAGACAGTGATTCCCCAGATTTGCATACAAGACACTTCTCAGTAATTAATTTGTTGTAGCCATTCAAAACTGATTTAATCAAATATCCAAATACTTTCACCTGGGAATGAGTGTTGCATAAGCAAAGTAAAACTATTTCAATTGAGTAAGTAGTTTCATTTGAGAAGCAGGACTAAAAATACAGCCTGTTACATAATTTAAGGATTGTATGGTATGAATCACAAGGTGTTACTGTATACAGTTCTATTATCTAACCCACAGATGGATGGCAACAACCCAGGACATCAGTGGGTTATGCACTCAATTATTTGCCGTAGACATTAATACATTTAGAATTTTAGCCTTTTCATTTAGCCTTCTAGTCATTTTCCAGTCATTTCACTGTGATCTATGATACAAACAATGATTAAATTGATACTTCAAAATTAGCAAactcttgtatttatttaaataatttcttCTTGGTTTGGTTGTATTTCATAGGACTGTGAATGAGTGCCTCACATCAGGGCTAACATCACTGTTTGTGCACAGACTTGTACTAGATGTTACATTACTTGATATTTCATTTTTCTGCCATTGTGTCTGGTTAGATTGTATacagcacaaacacaacaaGACATCTCACATGAGGGCTATTCAGCTGAACAAATTACTGACAATACAGCAACTGCAAGTGTGTCAACTAAATCCAGAGgaacaaaacattttcacacGGTACATGTGATGTTCACATGTTCATTTAATTTTCCTCAACCAAAAGTCACCTGTCTCTTTGTGGCTGaacaaaaaatagaaatagcCAGTTAGTGAATCTTTACAAGTTCACAAAATGATAACAGGCTGACCAGTCTGATattaatgttttattcatataacttatttcagtttcagaaacatttaaagataatgtttagtttttttgttcagAAGGCGGTTACAGTCAGGTTATTGCACAAatggaatgaaaaaaaacagaaagacatgATGACTTTAAATTGGATGTGAGTGAAAAAGAATGGGTTTAATTCAAAAACAACATATctgacatttaaacaaaaatgaacatgTTGGATGATGGTTGCTTCAGTGATTTGAATTATCTATTGCTTCAATGTACTGCACGGGCCTTAAACGGGGGAGGTTATTTTGAGTATTAAATGTACTGAAGAAAACATTCCTTCATGACTTCTGGGAGGAATTTGGGTTGAAAATGACCCTACTGGGAGTTAGTTAtctttgtcagctgtttggtaTGGTTctgttcagacacaaacaaatattacaATCCCTCCCATCAGCCCATATTTGCTGATATTTTGTGCAATTGAATTTAATGACTCGCTGCCCTGGcacactgatgttttttttatttcacctgtAATCCCTGATTGAGCTTGTGCATAAAGTACAGCATAGCATAAATGTAATTATATTCAACCAAAGCATACTGTTTCATATCATATACCATACCATATTTTTCCATATTCGGTGGCTTTCTTTGGAAAACAAGTGACCGTCTTACACTCTGTTGGATCAGAGTGGAATATTCCTCCTTCTGAATCTAACAAGGGGTCACTTAAAAAAATTGAGATACTAAACACATTGACAAATATTGTTAAAGGTTCATTTGATTTTACAAAGCTGCTCCACAAAGTCAAAACTTACACTCAATGTAGCTACAGAGATAGGGACacaggggggagagggagaaagaaagttATAAGGTGCATTCTGCTTACACTTAACCCAGGCAGTTTGCTTTAGAGGAAAATAGGACGAGGGGAGGGGGTTACTAACATTGGTAGGATATGCAACAGAGCTTCAGCAAACCATATCAATCGGGACGCAGTAATGAGGACAACGGTGCTCCGAGATCCCAAAATAACTGCAAGGACATAGTTTAAAAGGTAGGCTTCCTTTGAACCGATTCACTTGTGTATCATGAGgtcatatatttattttgtgaaGTTTTCAAATAAGGCTTGAGATGGGTGTGCAATGACTCAGAGTTTACAAGTGTTACATTGTGTTCCTCTGCAGGCGACAGCGCTGACTTTTGGATTATACAGTAATTTTACCTGAGGgcaactaaaacaaacaaaaacgttAACAGAGTGAGCTGGCAGTAAAATTGCGCAGGGAAACTGCACTGTTTTGTGATGTGACAGCTGGATGCGCCAAAGTGGCGCTTTTGGGCACGATGGAGGACTTTTTACTAGAGCAGAATAGTTGGGCGCAAAATGTTTCCTGGAGCAACTCAAGTCATGGAAATGACATCCATTTAGGAAACACCACCGTGAATCCTTTGAAACGCAATGAAGAAGTGGCCAAAGTGGAAGTTACCGTCCTGGTCCTGGTGTTGGTGCTCGCTCTGACCGGCAACCTGTGCGTCCTGTGGGCCATCTACACCAACAAGAACAGCCAGTCTCGGATGTATTACTTCATGAAGCACCTGAGCATCGCAGACCTTGTCGTTGCAATCTTCCAGGTCTTACCGCAACTCATTTGGGATATCACATTTCGCTTCTGTGGGTCAGATTTGCTGTGTAGGCTGATCAAATACCTCCAGGTCGTGGGTATGTTTGCCTCTACCTACATGCTTGTCCTGATGTCCATCGACAGGTGCTTAGCAATCTGCCAGCCACTTCGCTCCGTGCACAAGAGAAAGGATCGCTTCTGTGTGATGGCCTCTTGGATGCTCAGCCTGATTTTCAGCACTCCTCAAGCGTACATATTTTCTTTGAGGGAGGTCGGGAACGGTGTATATGACTGCTGGGGTGACTTTATACAGCCATGGGGTGCCAAAGCATACATCACATGGATGAGTCTCAGCATTTACATTTTCCCAGTTGCAATTTTAACCATCTGCTATGGTTTgatatgttttaaaatatgggataatttcaatttaaaaaccAGAAGGGAGCACTTCCTGGCTCTCACTCCAAGGCCCTCCAAAGGCGCTCGTCCCCTCTGTCGTGTGAGCAGCGTGAGGCTCATTTCAAAAGCAAAGATCCGCACAGTGAAAATGACATTTGTAGTGGTCCTTGCCTACATTGTGTGCTGGACTCCCTTCTTCTTTGTCCAGATGTGGTCTGCATGGGATCCTGCAGCACCAAGAGAAGGTAAAGATAtactcagtgtttttttttcttcccaacgCAGAACAGATGCAGTTTGAATCATAATTCTGGTATATATCTATTGTGTATTCACCAAAGGCAGTGCCTCATATGTTATATGGTTTATGAAGATATTATCAATATTGTCAATCTCCCACCTCACAAAACATCTCTGGGAATCGGCTACATAAGCAATCCACTTCACTTTTAAGGCAACACAATGGCAACTTCAGACTTCCAGAGTGAACACAGATGAATGGGAGTCATTACAGTATTATCGTTCAGAGAAAGTCTTTAGAGCCACAGGGAGAGTAAATGTACCAGGACATCAAAGGggttctctctctgtttccagtGGTGGTTTATATAATTTCCATTTAACTGCATAGTTTGTTCAGATTTACCCCTCCTATCTTTTGAGTATGTCATTAAAGTAGAAAATAGCAGGGGATCAGATATGCTCCATACTGTAATCTTTCCAGTGGGTTTATCTGAGCAAAATTGCACGAGTGTTCATTGAGAGCAGTCAGGGATTCAGATATATGTTAAATAGGCCAGACTTAGCCAAACTAATCATCTTCTTTAAGTATTCTGTCATGCAGTTTTGCACAAAATTaggaaaataaacacattaaagCCAAGAATCCATGCACTGTACTACAGAAGTGTATGTTGTCCTAGGGGCCCCCATTTTGTTTGGAGGGATGGATTCAACACTAGGCTATTTCTTATTACCATTTAGCAttgtaaaaatgtgtaacttttcAACATGTTATTTTGCAAAGCATTCAAAAGCCTCTTAACATGTCATTAATGTGGAAAAATGTataaactagaagggcacttggAGAGTGCAGACCTCCACAAGCATACTCTATTTCACAATATCAATGCAGTGGGAATTTCCCCAGTTGGGAActcatttttttcagattttgagatacagtacatggttttcactggacagctACACTATCATAAATTGGTtactatttaaaataaaacataaatctaGGCTTGTGCCGTTTGGTGATCAGATTGTATATCGACGATTGAAGGGATGATCAGCAATTGGTTTCTCCTATGCCGATATTAAAGCAATTTTAACTAACTTACTATTAGAACTAATATGTTATAAAAAGAGTGACGAGTTTTTCTTGAGAACGATTCTTAACATTAATTACAAACCCGTTTGCCATCTCTTTTTTATGGATCTGACACCTGATGGGCTAGAGAAGCAAGAAGGAACAAATGGTTTACATGatgtgagagaaaaaagaagcaaggagaaaaggaaagatgtttttttaaaatttgaaatatctcaatatGATTTAAGGATTTGAAGCAGTTTCATGAAAGGTGAACTGGtagtttgaaaatgtaaatgtcattaTGGATACAATTTTAAAGAAAAGACGCTTCTGTTCAAACCCAGTGCAGATTATTCAAATGTCACTGACCTTCTGCTCATCTTTATTACAGTAACGTATTGCATTACCTTTGAAGTAATGCCACTCAGGTTAAGACTCCATGTGGATTCACTGAAGTGAAGGAGAAGCTGactttgtttgtttaacttGTTATACTTAGAATTATCTTTAATATAGTGTGTATACTTAATCAAATAAGTGATAGCAGTATCACCACAGTTCTCCTTTTGAAATCAACATCATCCTCTTTTGAGCTCAGAAGAGCTTGTACATCATGATattacagaaaaacaacaaagagtaatgtttttctttcatttctggCAGAACAAGAAAGTGGTGAATGTTGCCCACTGTAAGtcaaagtgaaagaaaaacaaaggctGCTGTCATTTTGTGGTATTTCCCCTTAGAGAATTGTGTTCCCCGTGGCACCAAGAACTCACAACTCTGGACAGGGTGTTTGACTTATCTGTTGTACATGTCCATTTGCTTGGCACTTCGCACAGCACACCTCTCACAATAAAGCAAAGAACTATAGTGAGTCAGAGCACAATGAACAGAGCAGGTCAGCAGCTTCACAAGAAAAAGACATCACACTCTAAATCTCTCTCACTCCATTAAGGATTAGAAAATAGACTTGGAATTTGGGATTTTCCACTGTTCAAATTGTGTTTCTTAAATGTGCTCTGTGCCT encodes the following:
- the oxtrb gene encoding oxytocin receptor b: MEDFLLEQNSWAQNVSWSNSSHGNDIHLGNTTVNPLKRNEEVAKVEVTVLVLVLVLALTGNLCVLWAIYTNKNSQSRMYYFMKHLSIADLVVAIFQVLPQLIWDITFRFCGSDLLCRLIKYLQVVGMFASTYMLVLMSIDRCLAICQPLRSVHKRKDRFCVMASWMLSLIFSTPQAYIFSLREVGNGVYDCWGDFIQPWGAKAYITWMSLSIYIFPVAILTICYGLICFKIWDNFNLKTRREHFLALTPRPSKGARPLCRVSSVRLISKAKIRTVKMTFVVVLAYIVCWTPFFFVQMWSAWDPAAPREEMAFIIAMLLASLNSCCNPWIYMFFAGHLFHDLMQCFFCCCRQYLNTSSCSSDRQCRPKSSSSTFKNTSSRSLTGAGH